The Pelecanus crispus isolate bPelCri1 chromosome 7, bPelCri1.pri, whole genome shotgun sequence genome includes a window with the following:
- the KCTD6 gene encoding BTB/POZ domain-containing protein KCTD6 isoform X1 has protein sequence MDNGDWGYMMTDPVTLNVGGHMYTTSLTTLTRYPDSMLGAMFRGDFPTARDSQGNYFIDRDGPLFRYVLNFLRTSELTLPLDFKEFDLLRKEADFYQIEPLIQCLNDPKPLYPVDTFEEVVELSSTRKLSKYSNPVAVIITQLTITTKVHSLLEGISNYFTKWNKHMMDTRDCQVSFTFGPCDYHQEVSLRVHLMEYITKQGFTIRNTRVHHMSERANENTVEHNWTFCRLARKTDD, from the exons ATGGATAATGGAGACTGGGGATATATG ATGACTGATCCAGTCACGCTAAATGTGGGTGGACACATGTATACGACATCCCTTACAACTCTAACGAGATATCCTGACTCAATGCTTGGGGCCATGTTCAGGGGAGACTTCCCCACTGCCAGGGACTCTCAGGGCAATTACTTTATTGACAGAGATGGACCACTTTTCCGTTATGTTCTTAACTTTTTAAGGACCTCAGAGCTCACTTTGCCACTGGACTTCAAGGAGTTCGACCTACTTCGGAAGGAAGCGGACTTCTATCAGATTGAACCACTAATTCAGTGTCTTAATGACCCCAAGCCGCTGTATCCCGTGGATACCTTTGAGGAGGTGGTGGAGCTGTCCAGCACCCGCAAGCTTTCCAAGTACTCCAACCCGGTGGCTGTAATCATCACGCAGCTCACTATCACGACAAAAGTCCACTCGTTACTGGAAGGCATTTCAAACTACTTCACAAAGTGGAATAAGCATATGATGGACACCAGGGACTGCCAGGTTTCCTTCACTTTCGGGCCATGTGATTACCACCAGGAAGTGTCGCTCAGAGTCCATCTGATGGAGTACATCACAAAGCAAGGCTTCACGATCAGGAATACCAGAGTTCATCATATGAGTGAGCGTGCCAATGAAAACACAGTGGAACATAACTGGACTTTCTGTAGACTGGCACGGAAAACAGATGACTGA
- the KCTD6 gene encoding BTB/POZ domain-containing protein KCTD6 isoform X2, which translates to MTDPVTLNVGGHMYTTSLTTLTRYPDSMLGAMFRGDFPTARDSQGNYFIDRDGPLFRYVLNFLRTSELTLPLDFKEFDLLRKEADFYQIEPLIQCLNDPKPLYPVDTFEEVVELSSTRKLSKYSNPVAVIITQLTITTKVHSLLEGISNYFTKWNKHMMDTRDCQVSFTFGPCDYHQEVSLRVHLMEYITKQGFTIRNTRVHHMSERANENTVEHNWTFCRLARKTDD; encoded by the coding sequence ATGACTGATCCAGTCACGCTAAATGTGGGTGGACACATGTATACGACATCCCTTACAACTCTAACGAGATATCCTGACTCAATGCTTGGGGCCATGTTCAGGGGAGACTTCCCCACTGCCAGGGACTCTCAGGGCAATTACTTTATTGACAGAGATGGACCACTTTTCCGTTATGTTCTTAACTTTTTAAGGACCTCAGAGCTCACTTTGCCACTGGACTTCAAGGAGTTCGACCTACTTCGGAAGGAAGCGGACTTCTATCAGATTGAACCACTAATTCAGTGTCTTAATGACCCCAAGCCGCTGTATCCCGTGGATACCTTTGAGGAGGTGGTGGAGCTGTCCAGCACCCGCAAGCTTTCCAAGTACTCCAACCCGGTGGCTGTAATCATCACGCAGCTCACTATCACGACAAAAGTCCACTCGTTACTGGAAGGCATTTCAAACTACTTCACAAAGTGGAATAAGCATATGATGGACACCAGGGACTGCCAGGTTTCCTTCACTTTCGGGCCATGTGATTACCACCAGGAAGTGTCGCTCAGAGTCCATCTGATGGAGTACATCACAAAGCAAGGCTTCACGATCAGGAATACCAGAGTTCATCATATGAGTGAGCGTGCCAATGAAAACACAGTGGAACATAACTGGACTTTCTGTAGACTGGCACGGAAAACAGATGACTGA
- the ACOX2 gene encoding peroxisomal acyl-coenzyme A oxidase 2: protein MALAETGKGSQGSVLGSVNPDLASERQTASFSVEKLTARLDGGAEHTRIRRAVVQAIECDPEFSRENQYFQSQNERYEAAVRKAVHLQKKMHEMGWTENGPEFKYIYRALSGDVAFLLHRIFMRSISVLGSDKQIAKWIPLATQYQLIGSYAQTELGHGTYLQGLETTAVFDITTQEFILNTPKISAMKWWPGDMGRSATHTVVFAQLYVHGKCYGVHPFIVQIRSLQDHSLCPGITAGDIGPKMNFEHVDNGYLMLQNVRVPRENMLNKFCEVQPDGTYIRRGSQKINYFTMTTVRISLISDEVIIPLMKACTIAIRYSVVRRQSKLKPGEQEAKILDYQTQQEKLLPQLAAAYAFHFINDYLQELFDKGYREIQRKNFDTLPELHAFSSGFKAMVTQYCTSAVEICLRACGGHGYSLLSGLPSLYTKILASCIYEGENTILLLQTARFLIKCFMTASTGQPVPPSVTYLAAMKPGKCPANNKLDFLSPDIYTEAYQHMAVRLISSTAAKLQGLIQSGVKKHEAWNQCTVQLAQAAKAHCHYITVKNFVETVEKLETTSGIQKIMKHLCDLFALHGIFSNAGVFLHDGYISGAQMDMATASYLGLLAVIRKDAVPLVDAFDFTDKSLNSALGSYDGQVYQRLYEWAQKSPTNKQMSPAYERYLKPLLHNTRSKI from the exons ATGGCTCTGGCAGAGACCGGCAAGGGCTCACAGGGCTCAGTCCTCGGCAGCGTGAATCCCGACCTCGCCAGCGAGAGGCAAACAGCCTCTTTCAGCGTGGAAAAGCTCACGGCCCGGCTGGATGGCGGCGCAGAGCACACTCGGATCCGCAGGGCGGTGG TCCAAGCTATCGAATGCGACCCTGAATTTAGCAGagaaaatcagtatttccagAGCCAGAATGAGAGGTACGAAGCAGCAGTCAGAAAGGCTGTTCATCTCCAGAAAAAGATGCACGAGATGGGATGGACTGAGAATGGACCTGAATTTAAGTACATTtacag GGCACTGTCAGGAGACGTCGCATTTCTCCTTCACCGCATCTTCATGAGAAGTATTTCAGTGCTGGGCTCCGACAAACAGATCGCCAAGTGGATTCCTCTTGCCACCCAGTATCAGCTCATTGGAAGCTATGCCCAGACTGAACTGGGGCATG gaacttaTCTTCAGGGTTTGGAAACAACAGCAGTCTTTGATATCACTACACAGGAGTTTATACTGAACACACCAAAGATCTCTGCCATGAAGTGGTGGCCTGGAGACA TGGGAAGGTCAGCAACCCACACAGTGGTCTTTGCTCAGCTGTACGTCCACGGGAAGTGCTATGGCGTGCATCCCTTCATCGTGCAGATACGCAGCCTTCAGGACCATTCACTCTGCCCAG GCATAACCGCAGGAGACATCGGTCCCAAAATGAATTTTGAGCACGTTGACAACGGCTACCTCATGCTGCAGAATGTGCGCGTCCCCAGGGAGAACATGCTGAACAAGTTTTGTGAG GTTCAACCAGATGGTACCTATATAAGACGGGGGTCACAGAAGATTAATTATTTCACAATGACTACAGTGCGCATTTCCCTCATTTCAGACGAAGTTATAATACCTCTAATGAAAGCTTGCACCATTGCCATCCGATACTCTGTGGTTCGCCGGCAGTCCAAGTTAAAGCCTGG GGAACAAGAAGCAAAAATCCTTGACTACCAGACTCAGCAAGAGAAATTGCTGCCTCAGTTGGCAGCAGCCTATGCCTTTCATTTCATCAACGACTACCTGCAGGAGCTATTTGACAAGGGATACAGAGAGATTCAGAGGAAGAACTTCGACACGCTGCCGGAG ctccaTGCATTTTCTTCGGGCTTTAAAGCCATGGTTACTCAGTACTGCACTTCAGCAGTGGAGATCTGCCTCCGGGCATGCGGGGGACATGGTTACTCCTTGCTGAGTGGACTCCCTTCCTTGTATACGAAAATACTTGCCTCTTGTATTTATGAAGGGGAAAACACCATTTTGCTCCTGCAAACTGCCAG GTTCCTGATTAAATGCTTCATGACAGCCAGCACTGGCCAGCCTGTTCCGCCATCTGTCACTTACCTGGCTGCCATGAAACCCGGGAAGTGTCCAGCCAATAACAAGTTGGATTTTCTCAGTCCAGATATTTACACTGAGGCCTATCAACACATGGCAGTCAG ACTcataagcagcacagcagctaaACTACAGGGCTTGATTCAGTCTGGAGTCAAAAAGCATGAGGCGTGGAACCAGTGCACAGTGCAGCTGGCGCAGGCTGCAAAG gCTCACTGCCACTACATCACAGTGAAAAACTTTGTAGAAACTGTGGAAAAACTCGAGACCACGTCTGGCATCCAGAAGATTATGAAACATCTTTGTGACCTCTTTGCATTACACGGCATCTTCTCAAATGCAGGAGTCTTCTTGCATGATGGATACATATCTGGAGCTCAAATGGACATGGCCACAGCATCATACCTGGGCCTCCTGGCTGTCATTCG GAAGGATGCTGTTCCTCTAGTGGATGCTTTTGACTTCACAGATAAGAGCTTGAATTCTGCGCTTGGCAGTTACGACGGACAGGTTTACCAGCGGCTTTACGAGTGGGCTCAGAAGTCACCGACCAACAAGCAG ATGAGCCCAGCTTATGAGAGGTATTTGAAGCCACTTCTTCACAACACACGATCGAAAATATGA